The Methanosarcinales archaeon genome has a window encoding:
- a CDS encoding DUF1858 domain-containing protein — protein MSENNKITGDMKIEEIVAKYPQTIGVFFQYGLGCVGCHAASFESLAEGATMHGIDLDAMLKDLNELVEKIE, from the coding sequence ATGTCAGAAAATAATAAAATAACAGGTGACATGAAGATAGAGGAAATAGTAGCTAAATATCCACAAACCATAGGTGTCTTTTTCCAGTACGGCCTAGGCTGCGTAGGTTGTCATGCTGCTTCTTTTGAGAGCCTGGCAGAAGGGGCAACGATGCACGGTATTGATCTGGATGCCATGTTGAAGGATCTTAATGAATTGGTAGAAAAGATTGAG
- a CDS encoding phosphoribosylglycinamide formyltransferase, translating to MHITNIAVLVSGRGSNLQAIIDNIENGTIPNASITVVLSDVGGIYALERAQNHGIDTFFVNPVQYEDKASYESEILRILEKYNIGLILLAGYMRVVGPMLLNPYRNKMLNIHPALLPSFPGLHSQKQAFDHGVKVSGCTVHFVDDSVDTGPIIIQKCIPVLEDDTEETLAARILEQEHKIFPEAVRLFVQGQLRIEGHKVRILE from the coding sequence ATGCACATAACAAATATTGCAGTCCTGGTCTCTGGTAGAGGCTCAAACCTGCAGGCTATTATCGATAATATCGAAAATGGGACAATTCCCAATGCATCTATAACTGTGGTGCTCAGTGATGTTGGCGGTATATATGCATTGGAGCGGGCACAGAACCATGGGATTGACACATTTTTCGTGAACCCTGTACAATACGAAGACAAAGCAAGTTATGAAAGCGAGATACTCAGGATTCTGGAAAAATACAACATCGGCCTGATACTTCTTGCTGGATATATGCGTGTAGTAGGACCCATGCTGCTAAACCCATACAGAAATAAAATGCTCAATATTCACCCTGCTCTTCTGCCCTCATTCCCTGGCCTGCACAGCCAGAAACAGGCTTTTGATCATGGTGTAAAAGTAAGTGGTTGTACAGTACATTTCGTGGATGACAGTGTGGATACGGGTCCAATTATCATCCAGAAATGCATCCCTGTATTGGAGGACGATACTGAAGAAACATTGGCTGCCCGTATCTTAGAGCAGGAGCATAAGATATTTCCAGAGGCAGTAAGATTATTTGTCCAGGGTCAGTTAAGGATAGAAGGACACAAGGTCAGGATATTAGAATGA
- a CDS encoding serine hydroxymethyltransferase produces the protein MSYISEIDPQLALALENEFQRQEYKLNLIASENYASRAVMEAQGSIMTNKYAEGYPGKRYYGGCEFVDVAEELARERAKALFGAEHVNVQPHSGSGANMAVYFSVLKPGDKILSMDLSHGGHLSHGSPVNFCGQLYSIVPYGVSKETKTIDHDELMGIAKKHKPKMIVVGASAYPRKIDFAAFRDIADEVGAYLLADIAHIAGLVVGGVHQNPIPYADFVTTTTHKTLRGPRGGMIMCKEEYAKVLDKTVFPGIQGGPLMHIIASKAVAFKEAQTQEFKDYQKQIVANAKILASDLMEKGQEIVSNGTDNHLMLVDLTKPDITGKDAEAAMTKAGIILNKNTIPFETRSPFITSGIRIGTPAITTRGMKENEMHIIADLIDTVIKNLNDETILNKVSQDIRDLCAEFPIYR, from the coding sequence ATGTCATACATTTCAGAAATAGACCCGCAATTGGCCCTGGCTTTAGAAAACGAGTTCCAGAGGCAGGAATATAAACTCAACCTGATCGCTTCCGAGAACTATGCCAGCCGTGCTGTCATGGAAGCACAGGGCAGTATAATGACCAATAAATATGCCGAAGGTTATCCAGGCAAACGATATTACGGCGGATGCGAGTTCGTGGACGTTGCCGAGGAACTGGCAAGAGAGCGGGCCAAAGCACTCTTTGGTGCCGAACATGTGAACGTCCAGCCCCATTCCGGGTCAGGCGCCAATATGGCAGTGTATTTTTCAGTATTAAAACCTGGCGATAAAATTCTAAGCATGGACCTATCCCACGGGGGTCATCTCTCCCACGGCAGCCCTGTAAACTTCTGCGGGCAGTTATACAGCATAGTGCCTTATGGGGTTAGTAAAGAGACAAAGACCATTGACCATGACGAATTAATGGGAATTGCAAAAAAACATAAACCCAAAATGATAGTAGTTGGTGCCAGCGCATACCCCAGGAAAATTGATTTTGCTGCATTCAGGGATATTGCAGATGAGGTGGGTGCATACCTGCTTGCCGATATCGCACATATAGCAGGATTGGTGGTTGGAGGAGTACACCAGAATCCGATCCCTTATGCAGATTTTGTGACCACCACTACACACAAGACCCTGCGGGGTCCCAGGGGCGGCATGATCATGTGTAAGGAAGAATATGCAAAAGTCTTAGATAAGACAGTATTCCCAGGTATCCAGGGCGGCCCGTTAATGCATATTATTGCATCCAAAGCCGTAGCCTTCAAAGAAGCCCAGACCCAGGAATTCAAGGATTATCAGAAGCAGATCGTAGCAAATGCAAAAATACTGGCTTCAGATCTAATGGAAAAGGGACAGGAGATCGTATCAAACGGTACAGATAATCATTTAATGCTGGTGGACCTTACCAAACCTGACATAACAGGTAAGGATGCCGAAGCCGCCATGACTAAGGCAGGTATTATCCTGAACAAGAACACCATACCATTTGAGACACGCAGTCCATTTATCACAAGCGGCATCAGGATAGGAACTCCCGCCATAACCACCAGGGGAATGAAGGAAAATGAAATGCATATTATTGCAGATCTCATCGATACAGTAATTAAGAATTTGAACGACGAAACTATACTTAATAAAGTAAGTCAAGATATCAGGGATCTATGTGCAGAATTCCCTATCTACAGATGA
- a CDS encoding bifunctional methylenetetrahydrofolate dehydrogenase/methenyltetrahydrofolate cyclohydrolase (catalyzes the formation of 5,10-methenyltetrahydrofolate from 5,10-methylenetetrahydrofolate and subsequent formation of 10-formyltetrahydrofolate from 5,10-methenyltetrahydrofolate), with protein sequence MLVSGEDKIIDGRGLAKKIEEQVKTGVVELKAEKGIIPGLATILVGDEEASKMYVRLKHKACERTGIHAEDQHLPVNTTQEELMALIKSLNKRDDIHAILIQLPLPPHLNEQMAMEAISPKKDADGFHPMNMGQLMIGNEGLVPCTPKGIIRAMEEYGVDVEGKNVVIVGHSNVVGKPLAALLLNRNATVSVCHVYTDDLKKYTSLADILISATGVAHLIKADMVKPGAVIFDVGISKKDDKVVGDVDFDSVLPKVSLITPVPGGVGPMTISILLQHTLESARRIKG encoded by the coding sequence ATATTGGTGTCTGGTGAGGACAAGATCATAGACGGGCGCGGCCTGGCAAAAAAGATCGAGGAACAGGTCAAGACCGGTGTGGTAGAACTAAAGGCCGAAAAAGGCATAATTCCCGGCCTGGCCACAATTCTCGTGGGAGATGAAGAAGCTTCAAAGATGTATGTCAGATTGAAGCACAAAGCCTGTGAACGCACAGGTATTCATGCCGAAGACCAGCACCTTCCTGTTAATACTACACAAGAAGAACTAATGGCACTGATCAAATCCCTGAACAAGAGGGATGATATTCATGCAATTCTAATCCAGCTGCCTCTACCTCCCCATTTGAACGAACAAATGGCAATGGAGGCTATTTCTCCCAAAAAGGACGCGGATGGTTTCCATCCAATGAACATGGGCCAGCTGATGATTGGCAACGAAGGTCTGGTTCCCTGTACTCCAAAAGGTATCATCCGGGCTATGGAGGAATACGGAGTTGATGTGGAAGGCAAGAACGTGGTTATTGTGGGACACAGTAACGTTGTGGGCAAACCCCTGGCAGCTCTTCTGTTGAACCGTAACGCCACTGTCTCGGTCTGCCATGTCTATACTGATGACCTGAAAAAATATACCTCCCTGGCAGATATTCTTATCTCGGCCACTGGAGTAGCACACCTTATCAAAGCCGATATGGTGAAACCGGGGGCTGTTATATTTGATGTAGGCATCAGTAAAAAGGATGACAAAGTAGTGGGTGATGTGGATTTTGATTCAGTGCTGCCTAAAGTATCATTGATAACTCCGGTTCCCGGTGGTGTAGGACCCATGACCATTTCGATTCTATTGCAACACACCCTGGAATCTGCCAGACGGATCAAGGGATAA